A single genomic interval of Selenobaculum gibii harbors:
- the spoIIR gene encoding stage II sporulation protein R codes for MKVSRKKIFIVLLLYIFCAVGWSFFSEAIARNAPDEKELGLIRLHVLANSDSNEDQILKQKVRDGILAYLEPKMKLAEKNSDARQIIIDNKNALIELAYKVIHENGYHYSVDLELGVFEFPIKSYGDLVLPAGQYEAVRILIGEAKGSNWWCVLYPPLCFVEESKVNSVMLSDSEAKDEDIHFKFKIVELLKEYM; via the coding sequence GTGAAGGTTTCCAGGAAAAAGATATTTATAGTTTTATTATTGTATATTTTTTGTGCAGTTGGATGGAGTTTTTTTTCTGAAGCAATTGCACGTAATGCACCCGATGAAAAGGAACTAGGCTTAATTCGCTTACATGTTCTAGCTAATAGTGATAGTAATGAAGACCAAATACTAAAACAAAAGGTTAGAGATGGTATTTTAGCGTATTTAGAACCTAAAATGAAGTTGGCAGAAAAAAATTCAGATGCGAGACAGATTATTATTGATAATAAGAATGCATTGATTGAATTAGCTTATAAAGTAATTCATGAAAATGGTTATCATTATTCTGTGGATTTAGAACTAGGTGTTTTTGAATTTCCTATCAAATCATATGGCGACTTAGTTTTACCAGCAGGTCAGTATGAAGCTGTTCGCATACTAATTGGAGAGGCAAAAGGGAGTAATTGGTGGTGTGTGTTGTATCCGCCTCTATGTTTCGTAGAAGAGAGTAAAGTAAATTCAGTTATGTTATCGGATTCTGAAGCAAAAGATGAAGACATTCATTTCAAATTTAAGATTGTAGAATTATTGAAAGAATATATGTAA
- a CDS encoding YggS family pyridoxal phosphate-dependent enzyme, which yields MIAEKLTQVMRNIEIAKGNRNRYFDENVKLIAVTKNHDVNAMREAIDHGVKFVGENRIQEAMQKVETLDRSVEWHLIGHLQTNKAKYAVDLFDLIHSIDSERLMAEVNRVANKINKIQKVLLQVNVSEEKSKFGISTKEIEPFLDSVGQYDHIHLCGLMTIAPHYNNVEDARPIFRELFQIFCNLKLKSFKNVSMDWLSMGMTNDYMVAIEEGANLIRVGTGIFGQRQY from the coding sequence TTGATTGCAGAAAAATTAACCCAGGTTATGCGAAATATAGAAATAGCGAAAGGAAATAGAAATCGCTATTTTGATGAAAATGTAAAATTAATTGCAGTAACAAAAAATCATGACGTAAATGCAATGCGCGAAGCGATAGACCATGGAGTAAAATTTGTGGGAGAAAATCGCATTCAAGAAGCAATGCAAAAGGTTGAAACATTAGATCGTTCAGTAGAATGGCACTTAATTGGACATCTACAGACAAACAAAGCAAAGTATGCAGTAGATTTATTTGATTTAATTCATTCGATTGATAGTGAAAGGTTAATGGCTGAAGTTAACCGTGTCGCTAACAAAATAAATAAGATACAAAAGGTATTACTTCAGGTAAATGTCTCAGAGGAAAAAAGTAAATTTGGTATTTCTACAAAAGAAATAGAACCATTTTTAGATTCTGTTGGACAATATGATCATATTCATTTATGCGGTTTAATGACAATTGCGCCACACTATAACAACGTTGAAGATGCCAGACCAATATTTAGAGAATTGTTCCAGATTTTTTGTAATTTGAAGCTGAAGAGTTTTAAAAATGTTTCTATGGACTGGTTATCTATGGGAATGACCAATGATTATATGGTAGCTATAGAAGAAGGTGCAAATTTAATTAGAGTTGGCACAGGGATTTTTGGCCAACGGCAATATTGA
- a CDS encoding cell division protein SepF: MSFLDKVCGKLGLMDTVDTDEEFKESPLPTENVNETKSKKAAGTSSTATSFSNVINMPKANITAVKPSVKVIVVEPFSFDDAQHIADHLKNHKPVVVNFENTDQEVARRMIDFISGTVYALAGTIKKVGNNIFLCTPSNVDVAYTPKNEEESELVMPWLNK, translated from the coding sequence ATGAGTTTTTTAGATAAAGTGTGTGGAAAATTAGGTCTTATGGATACGGTGGATACTGATGAGGAATTTAAGGAATCTCCATTACCTACTGAAAATGTCAATGAGACGAAATCCAAAAAGGCAGCAGGAACTAGTTCAACCGCAACTTCCTTTAGCAATGTAATCAATATGCCAAAAGCTAATATCACTGCGGTGAAACCATCGGTAAAAGTAATTGTAGTAGAGCCGTTTTCCTTTGATGATGCACAACATATTGCAGATCATTTAAAAAACCATAAACCGGTTGTGGTTAATTTTGAGAATACAGATCAAGAAGTAGCTAGGCGTATGATTGACTTTATTAGTGGAACAGTTTATGCGTTAGCAGGAACGATTAAAAAGGTTGGAAACAATATCTTTTTATGTACTCCAAGTAATGTTGATGTAGCTTATACCCCTAAGAATGAAGAAGAATCTGAGTTAGTTATGCCTTGGTTAAATAAATAG
- the sigG gene encoding RNA polymerase sporulation sigma factor SigG encodes MMINKVEICGVNTAKLPVISASKMRELFVILQSGELSAREKLIHGNLRLVLSVIQRFNNRGEYVDDLFQVGCIGLMKAIDNFDLSQNVKFSTYAVPMIIGEIRRYLRDNNPIRVSRSMRDVAYKALQVRDSLINRYSREPSINEIASELKIQREEVVFALDAIQEPISLFEPIYHDGGDPIFVMDQIGDDKNLDMNWLESVAIKDALHKLSQREKHILTLRFFEGKTQMEVAEEIGISQAQVSRLEKAALGHMRKHI; translated from the coding sequence ATGATGATAAATAAAGTTGAAATTTGCGGTGTAAATACAGCTAAACTTCCTGTAATTTCTGCTAGTAAAATGCGGGAGCTTTTTGTCATTTTACAAAGTGGTGAACTATCTGCAAGAGAGAAATTGATTCATGGAAACTTGCGATTAGTTTTAAGTGTGATTCAAAGATTTAATAACAGGGGAGAATATGTAGATGATTTATTTCAAGTTGGGTGTATTGGTTTAATGAAAGCGATTGATAATTTTGACTTATCGCAAAATGTTAAATTTTCGACCTATGCTGTTCCTATGATTATTGGAGAAATTAGACGTTATTTAAGAGATAATAATCCAATTAGAGTCAGCAGATCGATGCGAGATGTTGCATATAAAGCTTTGCAGGTAAGAGACTCATTAATCAATCGCTATTCTAGGGAACCTTCAATTAATGAAATCGCTTCTGAATTAAAGATTCAACGCGAGGAAGTTGTTTTTGCCTTAGATGCAATTCAAGAACCGATCTCGTTATTTGAGCCGATTTATCATGATGGCGGAGATCCTATTTTTGTTATGGATCAAATTGGGGATGATAAAAATCTTGATATGAATTGGTTAGAAAGTGTGGCAATAAAAGATGCTTTGCATAAGCTAAGTCAAAGAGAAAAACATATATTGACATTAAGATTTTTTGAGGGAAAAACACAGATGGAAGTAGCTGAAGAAATTGGAATATCACAAGCACAAGTATCACGTTTGGAAAAGGCCGCTTTAGGACATATGCGTAAACACATTTAG
- the pgeF gene encoding peptidoglycan editing factor PgeF, giving the protein MCRFYIKCKNNLWYGFFNHFNSNLVTQAISTRFHGVSKAEFSSLNLALHNGDNSKDVWQNREAFCLGLGIDAKKIVTAQQVHGTNVLCVDESYLGRGAFDYEEAIENTDGLITNVPDLPLMMFFADCVPILIFDPIKKAIGICHAGWKGTVHGIAQKTVQAMGSSFNSRPEDCLIGIGPSIGPCCFEVDEPVYTQFKQAFPSLTYKQTSKEKWKINLWEANRLQLKNIGVLDKNIICSNVCTKCNSDVFFSYRADEGKTGRIAAIIQLKS; this is encoded by the coding sequence ATGTGTCGTTTTTATATAAAATGCAAAAATAATCTATGGTATGGATTTTTTAATCACTTTAATTCTAACTTAGTTACCCAAGCAATATCTACACGATTTCATGGTGTTAGTAAGGCTGAATTTTCCTCTTTGAATTTAGCTTTGCATAATGGTGACAATTCGAAAGATGTATGGCAAAATCGCGAGGCTTTTTGCTTAGGATTAGGAATCGATGCAAAAAAAATAGTAACTGCGCAACAGGTTCACGGAACGAATGTTCTTTGTGTCGATGAATCTTACTTGGGGCGGGGGGCCTTCGATTATGAGGAGGCAATTGAAAACACAGATGGACTGATTACCAATGTACCCGATTTACCATTGATGATGTTTTTTGCAGACTGCGTTCCCATCTTAATTTTTGATCCAATAAAAAAAGCAATTGGAATTTGTCATGCTGGTTGGAAAGGAACTGTACACGGAATTGCTCAAAAAACTGTACAAGCTATGGGAAGTTCATTTAATTCAAGGCCAGAAGATTGTTTAATTGGAATTGGACCATCTATAGGCCCATGCTGTTTTGAAGTAGATGAACCTGTGTATACACAATTTAAGCAGGCGTTTCCTTCGCTTACTTACAAGCAAACTTCAAAAGAAAAATGGAAAATTAATCTATGGGAAGCAAATAGGCTTCAGCTAAAGAATATTGGTGTTCTTGATAAAAATATAATTTGTAGCAATGTTTGTACAAAATGCAATTCAGATGTATTTTTTTCCTATCGTGCTGATGAAGGAAAAACAGGACGAATTGCAGCGATAATTCAATTAAAAAGTTAA
- the nrdD gene encoding anaerobic ribonucleoside-triphosphate reductase: MFNKIKKRDGREVDFDEHNITEAIFKAAKSVGGADRQLAMELTLEVLKILKEKYREKIFSVEEVQDTVEKVLIETGHAKTAKAYILYRDRRTKIRDAKSDLMDTVAEILIETSRENANISNSPSAKMLQIASAASKVYYLNRLIPEKIANAHMCGDIHIHDLDYYGKTLNCVQIPLGKLLKNGFNNGNGYIRPPKRPNAATALAAIILQSSQNDMHGGQSFAFFDRDMAAFVEKASNDEVYQAMEAFIYNLNSLHSRAGAQVPFSSINLGTDISESGRRVTKNLLLAYEKGLGRGENPIFPNIIFKVKEGINFNPGDPNYDLFKLAIRVAAQRLNPTFSFLDASFNKIYGNQIAYMGCRTRLMANVCGPEVTDGRGNLSFTTINLPRVAIQARGDLIAFYQRLTELIDLVVEQLLHRFKVQGNLKVKDMPFLMGQGVYLDSEKLNFNDRIEDVIKNGSLSVGFIGLAEALYALMRKHHGESKEAQLLGEEIIAFMHNKMNKATERYGLNFSLIATPAESLAGRFVKLDRAQYGIINGVNDKDYYTNSFHIPVNYKINAYEKIQLEGIYHKYTLAGHISYVEFDAPPINNLSAVEDIIRHMKASDIGYAGINFPVDFCENCGYIGVVHSDSCPLCKQNNIKRIRRITGYLSTINRFNDAKYDELNDRIVHL, encoded by the coding sequence ATGTTTAACAAGATAAAAAAGCGTGATGGGCGGGAAGTTGATTTTGATGAACATAATATAACTGAAGCAATTTTTAAAGCTGCAAAGTCAGTTGGTGGAGCAGATCGGCAATTAGCAATGGAATTAACGTTAGAAGTATTAAAAATTTTAAAGGAAAAATATAGAGAAAAAATTTTTAGCGTTGAAGAAGTACAAGATACTGTAGAAAAAGTACTGATTGAAACTGGTCATGCTAAAACGGCAAAGGCATATATTTTATACAGGGATAGAAGAACGAAAATTAGAGATGCTAAATCTGATTTAATGGATACGGTTGCAGAAATTTTAATAGAAACAAGTAGAGAAAATGCGAATATATCAAATTCTCCATCTGCTAAAATGTTACAAATTGCTAGTGCTGCAAGTAAAGTTTACTATTTAAATCGATTGATTCCGGAAAAAATTGCTAATGCACATATGTGTGGCGATATTCATATTCATGACTTGGATTATTATGGTAAGACATTGAATTGTGTACAAATTCCTTTAGGAAAGTTATTAAAAAATGGCTTTAATAATGGAAATGGTTACATTAGACCTCCTAAACGCCCTAATGCGGCTACTGCATTGGCTGCAATTATTTTGCAGAGTTCGCAAAATGATATGCACGGAGGACAATCCTTTGCTTTCTTTGATCGTGATATGGCAGCATTTGTGGAAAAAGCATCAAATGATGAAGTTTACCAGGCGATGGAAGCCTTCATCTATAATTTAAATAGTTTGCATAGTAGAGCGGGAGCGCAGGTTCCTTTTTCAAGCATTAACTTAGGGACGGATATATCAGAAAGCGGTCGGAGGGTTACAAAAAATCTTTTACTTGCCTATGAAAAGGGGCTGGGACGTGGTGAAAACCCAATTTTCCCTAATATTATTTTCAAAGTAAAAGAGGGAATTAATTTTAATCCCGGGGATCCTAATTACGACTTGTTTAAATTGGCGATTCGAGTAGCAGCGCAAAGATTAAATCCTACCTTTAGTTTTCTTGATGCTTCATTTAATAAAATTTATGGAAATCAGATTGCCTATATGGGCTGTAGAACTCGCCTTATGGCAAATGTTTGCGGACCAGAGGTTACAGATGGAAGAGGAAATTTAAGCTTTACGACGATTAATTTGCCGCGAGTGGCAATACAGGCGAGAGGGGATTTAATTGCTTTTTATCAACGACTTACAGAATTGATAGACCTAGTGGTTGAACAATTATTACATCGATTTAAAGTACAAGGAAATTTAAAAGTGAAAGATATGCCCTTTTTAATGGGACAAGGCGTATATTTAGATTCGGAAAAATTAAATTTTAATGATAGAATAGAAGATGTGATAAAGAATGGATCTTTATCGGTAGGGTTTATAGGTTTAGCAGAAGCCTTATATGCGTTAATGCGAAAGCATCATGGAGAAAGCAAGGAAGCGCAACTTTTAGGCGAAGAGATTATTGCTTTTATGCATAATAAGATGAATAAAGCAACGGAGCGCTATGGTCTTAATTTTTCTTTAATTGCTACTCCTGCTGAGAGTTTAGCAGGGCGTTTTGTCAAACTTGACCGAGCTCAATATGGCATAATAAATGGTGTGAATGATAAGGATTATTATACCAATTCGTTTCATATCCCAGTAAACTATAAAATTAATGCATATGAAAAAATTCAGTTGGAAGGAATTTATCATAAATATACTTTAGCAGGGCATATTAGTTATGTTGAATTTGATGCACCGCCAATTAATAATCTTAGTGCGGTGGAAGATATCATTCGTCATATGAAGGCTTCTGATATAGGTTATGCAGGAATCAATTTCCCGGTGGATTTTTGCGAAAATTGTGGGTATATTGGTGTAGTTCATTCAGATAGCTGTCCATTATGCAAGCAAAATAATATTAAGCGTATTCGCAGAATTACAGGATATTTAAGCACAATTAATCGTTTTAATGATGCAAAATATGATGAGTTAAATGATAGAATTGTTCATTTGTAG
- a CDS encoding YlmC/YmxH family sporulation protein codes for MLRTYDLRMKDVISIHDGRKLGSVSDIEFDLESGKMTALVVPGTGKFFGLFTRGEDIVIPWHKINKIGADVILVETNEIYTVKS; via the coding sequence ATGCTAAGAACATATGATTTACGAATGAAAGATGTGATTAGTATACATGACGGAAGAAAACTAGGAAGTGTTTCAGATATAGAGTTTGATTTAGAGTCGGGAAAAATGACAGCGTTAGTTGTTCCGGGAACGGGAAAATTTTTTGGGTTGTTTACTAGAGGGGAAGATATCGTAATTCCTTGGCATAAAATTAATAAAATAGGTGCAGATGTTATTTTAGTTGAAACAAATGAAATATATACAGTAAAATCATGA
- a CDS encoding TIGR03960 family B12-binding radical SAM protein → MSWVIKEALNKILDQEEGYITFPAGQRTPFALVYPNSYHVGMSNLGIHILYKLLNARKDIACERFFLPEKKFEAEFIKTNTPLLSLETQMPLYKFPLIGISISFEMDYFNIIKILDMGKVKIFAKDRSDMDPIVIAGGPCATFNPEPLSDFIDVFVIGEGENTVQELMDVYFSAIDQGLSRDEVLLSFTKIPGVYIPKFYRHQLNENNQLTVIHLTSVPEKVTRQWVENLDDFDAQSVIFTDKTEFGGLCLLEIARGCGRHCRFCMAGYCFRKPRTRSLEKLKVNLEEIKKVGKKVGLMGAAISDYPEVDALCKDILGLDMSMSVASLRADSFTNDLADSLAKSGLKTITLAPEAGSEKLRNVINKGINEEDLFRAINIAVNAGIKNLKLYIMIGLPFETDDDIEEIIKMAKKIKDYREKLNCRGTITLSINPFIPKPFTPFQWLPMDDLKNIDYKLKQIKQSLKGIKGIEIIMESPKEAYVQGILARGDRRVGKAIYDAYQLGGSKKLKVSLEQNGLEDSFYLYRTRDKDEVFPWETLDMGFTKQYLYDELLKAAEQKKTIKCFDGCNRCGVCKHSE, encoded by the coding sequence ATGTCGTGGGTAATAAAAGAAGCCCTAAATAAAATATTAGACCAGGAAGAAGGATATATTACTTTTCCGGCAGGTCAAAGAACACCATTTGCATTAGTATATCCCAATTCATATCATGTAGGTATGTCGAATTTGGGGATTCATATTTTATATAAGTTATTAAATGCGCGCAAAGATATTGCATGTGAACGCTTCTTTTTGCCGGAGAAAAAATTTGAAGCAGAGTTTATCAAAACGAATACTCCTTTGCTAAGCTTAGAGACGCAGATGCCATTGTACAAATTTCCGCTCATCGGGATTAGTATATCCTTTGAAATGGATTATTTTAATATCATCAAGATATTAGATATGGGAAAAGTGAAAATATTTGCAAAAGATAGAAGCGACATGGATCCGATTGTTATCGCAGGGGGACCTTGCGCAACTTTTAATCCAGAACCATTAAGTGATTTTATTGATGTTTTTGTTATTGGTGAGGGAGAAAATACCGTTCAAGAGCTTATGGATGTATATTTTTCAGCAATTGATCAAGGGTTATCAAGAGATGAAGTCTTGCTTTCCTTTACGAAGATTCCAGGTGTTTATATTCCTAAATTTTATCGGCACCAGCTTAATGAAAATAATCAATTAACTGTTATACATCTTACAAGTGTACCAGAGAAAGTAACTCGTCAATGGGTAGAAAATTTAGATGATTTTGATGCTCAGAGTGTCATTTTTACGGATAAAACTGAATTTGGTGGGTTATGTTTACTAGAAATAGCTCGTGGTTGTGGCAGACATTGTCGATTTTGTATGGCGGGATATTGTTTTAGAAAGCCTAGGACGCGTTCATTAGAAAAGCTAAAAGTAAATTTAGAAGAAATAAAAAAAGTTGGGAAAAAAGTCGGATTGATGGGAGCTGCCATTTCAGATTATCCTGAAGTTGATGCATTATGTAAAGATATATTGGGACTTGATATGAGTATGTCGGTTGCGTCATTAAGGGCTGATTCTTTTACGAATGATTTAGCCGATTCTTTAGCTAAAAGTGGATTGAAGACAATTACTTTAGCGCCTGAGGCTGGAAGTGAAAAATTACGTAATGTAATAAATAAAGGGATTAATGAAGAGGATTTATTTCGGGCAATAAATATCGCAGTCAACGCGGGAATAAAAAATTTAAAGCTCTACATTATGATTGGTTTGCCATTTGAAACAGATGACGATATTGAAGAAATTATTAAAATGGCAAAGAAGATAAAAGACTATAGAGAAAAGTTAAACTGCCGAGGAACGATTACTTTGAGTATAAATCCTTTTATTCCTAAACCTTTTACCCCATTTCAATGGTTGCCAATGGACGATTTAAAAAATATCGATTATAAGTTAAAGCAGATAAAACAATCGTTAAAGGGAATTAAAGGAATCGAAATTATTATGGAATCTCCTAAAGAAGCTTATGTGCAAGGAATACTCGCGCGCGGAGACCGAAGGGTTGGAAAGGCTATTTATGACGCTTATCAACTAGGTGGAAGTAAAAAGCTAAAAGTTTCCCTGGAACAAAATGGCTTAGAGGATTCTTTTTACTTATATCGAACCAGAGATAAAGATGAAGTATTTCCATGGGAAACTTTAGATATGGGGTTTACGAAGCAATATCTTTATGATGAATTGCTAAAAGCTGCCGAACAGAAAAAAACAATAAAATGTTTTGATGGCTGTAATCGATGTGGAGTTTGTAAACACAGTGAATAA
- the sigE gene encoding RNA polymerase sporulation sigma factor SigE: protein MNINLNMLNIKLRFIALCKIFGFIKECEIYYIGSSEVLPPPLSPEEEITLLNYLETDREDVKNIFIERNLRLVVYIARKFENTGIGIEDLVSIGTIGLIKAVNTFNPVKKIKLATYASRCIENEILMYLRRNNKTRSEVSFDEPLNIDWDGNELLLSDVLGTENDVIYKSIEEEVDHNLLYSAMGKLTQREKKIMELRFGLNDNYKEKTQKEVADLLGISQSYISRLEKRIIRRLRREFNKME, encoded by the coding sequence ATGAATATCAACCTTAATATGTTAAATATTAAATTACGATTTATCGCTTTATGTAAAATATTTGGATTTATAAAAGAATGTGAGATTTATTACATTGGAAGCAGCGAGGTATTGCCACCTCCTTTAAGCCCAGAGGAAGAAATAACTTTATTAAATTATTTAGAAACCGACCGTGAGGATGTTAAAAATATTTTTATTGAAAGAAATTTACGGCTGGTTGTTTATATTGCTCGAAAATTTGAAAATACAGGGATTGGAATAGAAGATTTAGTTAGTATTGGAACTATTGGATTAATTAAAGCAGTGAATACATTTAATCCTGTAAAGAAAATTAAGTTAGCTACATATGCATCAAGGTGTATTGAAAACGAAATTCTAATGTATCTTAGACGGAATAATAAGACTAGGTCTGAAGTGTCTTTTGATGAGCCCTTAAATATAGATTGGGATGGAAATGAGTTACTATTGTCTGATGTATTAGGAACAGAGAATGATGTTATTTATAAATCGATAGAGGAAGAAGTCGATCATAATCTTTTATATTCGGCAATGGGTAAATTAACTCAAAGGGAAAAAAAGATCATGGAATTAAGATTTGGATTAAACGATAATTATAAAGAAAAAACACAAAAAGAGGTTGCTGATTTATTAGGGATTTCTCAATCGTATATATCAAGACTGGAAAAGAGAATTATCAGAAGACTTAGAAGAGAATTTAATAAAATGGAATGA
- the nrdR gene encoding transcriptional regulator NrdR: MNCPYCSIGDSKVVDSRAAEEGTTIRRRRECSNCGKRFTTYEVVEKIPFMVIKRDERRVPFDRDKLFNGILRSCEKRSIPIDSINVLTNQIEKEIRNTMEREVSSQVIGEVVMKYLKEFDQVAYVRFASVYRKFADVHEFFQELENLIANSVGKKE; encoded by the coding sequence ATGAATTGTCCATATTGTAGTATTGGAGATAGTAAAGTAGTAGATTCACGGGCTGCGGAGGAAGGAACAACGATAAGAAGAAGACGTGAATGTTCAAATTGTGGAAAACGCTTTACTACATATGAAGTTGTTGAAAAAATTCCGTTTATGGTGATTAAAAGGGATGAGAGGAGAGTTCCTTTTGATAGAGATAAATTATTTAATGGAATATTGAGATCATGTGAAAAAAGATCAATTCCAATAGACTCTATTAACGTATTGACAAATCAAATTGAAAAAGAGATTCGTAATACGATGGAAAGAGAAGTTTCAAGTCAAGTTATTGGCGAAGTTGTAATGAAATATCTTAAAGAGTTTGATCAAGTGGCGTATGTTCGATTTGCTTCTGTATATCGCAAGTTTGCTGATGTGCATGAATTCTTTCAAGAATTAGAAAATTTGATTGCGAACAGTGTTGGAAAGAAGGAATAG
- the proC gene encoding pyrroline-5-carboxylate reductase has product MDNLKIGFIGGGAIAEAILSGIIKAGLVPARNINVAEIIESRRAYLQTTYNIEAQGEGNIVGSSVDVLFLTVKPQVVHGILKSIYKSVKKDTLIISVVAGLTLESLQRYFSEQPVIRVMPNTPVAVGEGMAAIAMGQYATEDDKKIALEIFDSVGKAVVLSESAMDAVTGLSGSGPGYAFVIIDALADAGVKMGLTRDVSITLAAQTMLGAAKMVLETGKHPAELRDMVTSPGGTTIAGIYELEKSAVRSALIDAVESATNKSKSMGKKNG; this is encoded by the coding sequence TTGGATAATTTAAAGATTGGATTTATTGGTGGCGGGGCAATTGCTGAAGCTATTTTAAGTGGGATAATCAAAGCAGGATTAGTTCCTGCAAGAAATATTAATGTAGCTGAGATTATTGAATCACGTCGAGCATATTTACAAACTACATATAATATTGAAGCTCAAGGTGAAGGAAATATTGTTGGAAGTAGTGTAGATGTTTTATTTTTAACAGTGAAGCCACAAGTTGTTCATGGTATTTTAAAGTCTATTTATAAAAGTGTAAAAAAGGACACCTTAATTATCTCTGTTGTTGCTGGATTGACTTTAGAATCCTTACAAAGATATTTTTCAGAACAACCCGTAATTCGCGTCATGCCTAATACGCCAGTAGCAGTAGGAGAAGGAATGGCGGCAATTGCAATGGGACAATATGCGACAGAAGACGATAAAAAAATTGCATTAGAAATCTTTGATTCAGTTGGTAAGGCAGTTGTTTTAAGTGAGAGCGCCATGGACGCAGTAACGGGATTGTCAGGTAGTGGTCCGGGATATGCTTTTGTTATTATTGATGCTTTAGCTGATGCTGGAGTAAAGATGGGATTAACTCGAGATGTATCAATTACACTTGCTGCTCAAACGATGTTGGGGGCAGCGAAAATGGTTTTGGAGACAGGCAAACATCCGGCTGAGCTTCGTGATATGGTCACTTCTCCAGGAGGAACAACTATTGCAGGAATTTACGAATTAGAAAAAAGTGCTGTAAGAAGTGCTTTAATTGATGCGGTTGAATCTGCAACGAATAAATCTAAATCAATGGGGAAAAAGAATGGCTGA
- a CDS encoding sigma-E processing peptidase SpoIIGA, giving the protein MYIYLDIFIVINFILNGIILYLTAYLNNIPCNFYRLIIANIFSVLYLIIGLVFNNQLFFHPLIKFIISLGLIFILFGKKKVRNFLMLVGTFYFISFLLGGAIFGYLFMLDYQPIGWLASKNQFYLSFTQLVCGVSIGIIIILFIFRSIAVARKEKNNFQKITVVYQNKSISVMTLIDTGNRLYTMQGHYPVILIEKNALLPLFPKSVIDFLNNNSSLEWISRLEQNLDDVWCKRLFFVPYKSLGGKHILLAFHPDAIMIGDNLTAISKVAIGIHEEAFSEFGQYQGLLHPDIK; this is encoded by the coding sequence ATGTATATTTATCTTGATATTTTTATTGTTATTAACTTTATCTTAAATGGAATTATATTGTATTTAACTGCCTATTTAAATAATATACCCTGTAATTTTTATCGGTTAATTATAGCAAATATTTTTTCTGTTTTATATTTAATCATAGGACTAGTATTCAATAATCAGCTTTTTTTTCATCCTTTAATAAAGTTTATCATTTCTTTAGGTTTAATCTTCATTTTATTTGGCAAGAAAAAAGTGCGAAACTTTCTCATGTTAGTAGGTACTTTTTATTTTATTTCCTTTCTCTTAGGAGGTGCTATATTTGGATATTTATTTATGTTGGATTACCAGCCGATTGGATGGTTAGCGTCGAAAAATCAATTTTATTTATCTTTTACTCAATTGGTTTGTGGAGTAAGCATTGGTATTATTATCATTTTATTTATTTTTAGATCAATTGCTGTGGCAAGGAAAGAAAAAAATAATTTTCAAAAAATTACGGTGGTCTATCAAAACAAATCTATTTCTGTGATGACTTTAATTGATACGGGAAATCGTTTGTATACGATGCAGGGACATTATCCAGTAATATTAATTGAAAAAAACGCGTTATTACCTTTGTTCCCAAAGTCTGTTATAGATTTTTTAAATAACAATTCGTCTTTAGAATGGATTAGTAGATTGGAACAAAATCTTGACGATGTATGGTGTAAGCGCTTATTCTTTGTTCCTTATAAAAGCTTAGGAGGAAAGCATATTTTATTAGCGTTTCACCCAGATGCAATTATGATTGGCGATAATTTAACGGCAATAAGTAAAGTTGCTATTGGAATACATGAAGAAGCATTCTCTGAGTTTGGACAATATCAAGGGTTATTGCATCCTGATATAAAGTAA